TTCTTTTGAAAAAACTTATGGAAAAATGCTTGAAGAAATATCTGACGGAAGGATGTACCTGTTTGGAAAAGGCGGTCATCCTGCATTTATCACAGCTGGAGAGGATTTTCTCAAAATAGCAAAAGAATTTTTTGAATAATAAAAAAGCAGACTTTTAAGGGTCTGCTGATTTATTATATAATTTATATTTCTTTCGCAGCTAATTCATCAAGATCTAAATCTTCATCATAATTAACATTATCAAAATCAAAACCGTTCAGGTTCATAAATTCTTCTCTCGCACCTGCATAATCAGTAAGTTCTTTGAAATTCTCAGGTGTAACTTTATCCCATAAATTCTCAACAGCTTCCTGAACATCCGGTCTCATTTCCCAGTTATCAGGTCTTAGTCTTCTATCAGAATCTATTTCTTTATGATCCCCGTAAACCATATCTTTTAGTAATCTGTGTTTCTGTTCAATAGTTCCTTCATGTATTCCTTTTTCTTTCATTATCTTGTAAAGCAAAGCTGCATAAAGAGGAAATACAGGTATAACTGCACTTGCTCTTGTCATAAGAGCTTTACTTAATGAAATATAAGCTTCTCCGTGATATTTCTCGGCAAGATAATCGTTTAACTCGTTAGATGTCTTTTCAATATCTCTTTTAGCAGCTCCGATAGTACCTTCTTTGTAGATACCGTAAGTAACTTTCGGCCCGAGATATGAATATGCAACAGTCTTAAATCCTTCAGTAAGGACACCGGCACCGTCCAGAGCTTCTATCCAAAGCTTCCAGTCTTCCCCGCCCATTACTTTTACTGTACTTATTAACTCATCTTCTGTAGCAACTTCCATTTTTCCGTTTTCGATAATTTCTTTTTCCAGATTTATAGTAGGACCTTCAATTTCGTTAGTAGTAGACTTCAGTGCTGATCTGTAAGTTATTCCTGTTTTGGGATCAGTTCTTACACCACTTGCAAGACTGTATATAAGCAGGTCGATCTTTCCGCCGAACTCATTTTTTATATATTCAATAACATTTTCTTTTATTTCATCAGAAAAAGCATCACCCATAAAATTTTTAGCAATTAATCCTTCACGACGGGCTTCTTCTGTAAAGGCTACTGTATTCCACCAACCGGCAGTCCCTACTCTTTTACCTTCCACACCTTTTTCAAATGCGACACCAATAGTATCAGCGCCGGCACCAAAAGCCAAAGAGATTCTGCTTGCCAGACCATACCCAGAAGAAGAACCAATTATTAAAACCTTCTTAGGTCCGCTATATTTATCTGATTTTTTTACATAGTCTATCTGTCTTTTAACGAATTCTTCACATCCTACGGGATGGGCAGTAAGTGCGAGACTCCCCTTTAATCTTGGCTTGATAACCATTGTTAACCTCCTAAAAACTTTAATACTTTATAAAGTATACAATATTAGATAAAATATTACAAGCATAAATCAAGAAAATGTTTAAATGTTTTTGGCAGTTTCGAAAATATATGATAAAAGCAGATAAAAAGTACAGACTGCGAATAAAACACAATATAAGGCAATATGTTAAGTTTGTAAAAAAAAATAATAAAAAATTTTGAATTTTATGCAACACTAAAATGCATAGTTTTATTGTAAAATAGATAAATTTATGATATAATTTTTTGATCTAAAAACAAAATAAACATATGTTTTTTAAATAGACTAACAAAGGGGTAAAAATAATGTCAGAAACACCGTTAATGAAACAATACAGAGAAATAAAAGAAAATCATCAGGATTCAATATTATTTTTCAGACTCGGGGATTTTTACGAGATGTTCTTTCAGGATGCAGTTACAGCATCAAAAGAACTGGGTCTGACTTTAACTTCGAGAAATAAAGAAAAAGGTATGGATGTGCCTCTGGCAGGTATACCATACCATTCTTCGGCTTCTTATATCACTAAGCTTGTAAACAAAGGATATAAAGTCGCTATATGTGAACAGGTAGAAGATCCCAGAACTGTTAAAGGAATAGTAAAAAGAGAAGTAGTGAAGATAGTGACTCCGGGGACTGTAATAGATGTAGATTCACTGGATGCCACAAGCAATAATTATCTGCTTTCTGTAAAACATCTGGATAATAAGGTGGGAATAGCCTATCTTGATATCACAACCGGAGAATTCAAAGTTTTGGAAATAGAAGATGATAAAGACTATTCCAAGACATTTAACGAACTTTATAAAATAGAACCTAAAGAAATACTGGCAGAATTTAATTTTTACGAAGCTTTGAAAGATAAATTCGATGACTACAGCAAAAAAATTGATTCTAAAATTACTCTGGTAAATAAGCTGAGAGACCCGGAAAAGTTTTTGACGGATTATTTTAACATAGTTTCCCTTGAGAGCTTCGGGATAAGTGAAGTCAGATCAGCTGTTCATGCAGCGGGAATGGTGCTGGATTATGCTCTTTCCATGCAGGTGGAGGGAGAACTTCCCATGGAAAAAATAGAGTATATAAATATAACCAGTTTTGCAGAGATAAACTCAACTACAAGAAGAAATCTGGAACTGACAAGAAATCAGAGAGAGAAAACAAGTTATGGAACACTTCTCTGGGTTTTGGATAAATGCAAAACTTCTATGGGAACAAGATTTTTGAAAAAAATAATTAACAATCCTCTTCTTGAGATAGATGAAATAAAGAAAAGACAGGATGATCTGCAGTATTTTATAGATAATATTCTTATCAGAGAGGAGATCAAGGATAAGCTTGGAGAAGTATATGATCTTGAGCGTCTCGCAGGGAAAATTGTGCTGGGAAATGAAAACGGAAAAGATCTTACAGCCTTAAAAAAATCAATTATATCTTCACTTGAAATAATGGATTTTTTGAGGGAAACAAGTTTTTTTGAAGGAATTGATACGGAAATACTGATTCAGATACGTGATATCATAGAGGAAAGCATAAAAGAAGATGCTCCTTTCTCAATCAGAGAAGGAAATATGATAAAAAGAGGATATAATCAGGAGCTTGACGAGATTTTCAAAATAATGAGTTCCGGAAAAGATTATCTTTTGGAAATAGAGGCAAGGGAAAAAGAGAGAACAGGAATAAAAAATCTTAAGATAAAATATAACAAAGTATTCGGATATTTTCTTGAGGTAAGCAATTCTAATAAAGATCTCGTACCGGAAGATTATATAAGAAAACAAACACTTTCCAATGCTGAAAGATACATAACAGAAGAACTGAAAGAGTATGAGGACAAAATCATCAATTCAAAATCAAAGGTAGAAGAGATAGAATATTATTTATTTAAGGAAATTTCAGGTAAAGTAAAAGAAAAGAAAGAAATACTTAATAAACTATCAGAGATTCTTGCTTACCTTGATGTGGCAATCTCTTTTGCTGTCACTGCAATAGAAAACAATTATGTATGTCCGGAATTTGTGGATGATTATATGATAGATATAGAAGAAGGGCGGCATCCTGTGGTGGAAAAACTCATAGGACGCGAAGAATTTGTTTCAAATAATGTACGTATGGACAAAGAAGGAAATTTCATTATTCTTACAGGGCCGAATATGGCCGGAAAGTCTACATACATGAAACAGATAGGATTAATTCAGATTCTTGCACAGATAGGTTCTTATGTGCCGGCACAGAGCGCCAAACTTTCCATAGTGGATAAAATACTGACAAGAATAGGGGCAGCTGATGATATTGTCAGCGGACAGAGTACATTTATGGTAGAAATGAGTGAAGTGTCAAATATCATAAACAGCGCAACAGAAAAAAGTCTTATCATTCTTGACGAAGTAGGACGTGGTACTTCTACGTTTGACGGGATTTCCATTGCTACGGCCATAACTGAATATATTCATGATAAAATAAAGGCAAAAACAATATTTGCCACACATTATCACGAACTTACAGAACTTGAGGAAAAATTTGACAGTATTTTGAATTACAGGATAGAAGTAGAAGAAAGAGCTACCAGTGTGGTTTTTCTGAGGAAAATAGTACGCGGGGGAGCCGATAAATCTTACGGGATAGAAGTAG
The Sebaldella sp. S0638 DNA segment above includes these coding regions:
- the mutS gene encoding DNA mismatch repair protein MutS: MSETPLMKQYREIKENHQDSILFFRLGDFYEMFFQDAVTASKELGLTLTSRNKEKGMDVPLAGIPYHSSASYITKLVNKGYKVAICEQVEDPRTVKGIVKREVVKIVTPGTVIDVDSLDATSNNYLLSVKHLDNKVGIAYLDITTGEFKVLEIEDDKDYSKTFNELYKIEPKEILAEFNFYEALKDKFDDYSKKIDSKITLVNKLRDPEKFLTDYFNIVSLESFGISEVRSAVHAAGMVLDYALSMQVEGELPMEKIEYINITSFAEINSTTRRNLELTRNQREKTSYGTLLWVLDKCKTSMGTRFLKKIINNPLLEIDEIKKRQDDLQYFIDNILIREEIKDKLGEVYDLERLAGKIVLGNENGKDLTALKKSIISSLEIMDFLRETSFFEGIDTEILIQIRDIIEESIKEDAPFSIREGNMIKRGYNQELDEIFKIMSSGKDYLLEIEAREKERTGIKNLKIKYNKVFGYFLEVSNSNKDLVPEDYIRKQTLSNAERYITEELKEYEDKIINSKSKVEEIEYYLFKEISGKVKEKKEILNKLSEILAYLDVAISFAVTAIENNYVCPEFVDDYMIDIEEGRHPVVEKLIGREEFVSNNVRMDKEGNFIILTGPNMAGKSTYMKQIGLIQILAQIGSYVPAQSAKLSIVDKILTRIGAADDIVSGQSTFMVEMSEVSNIINSATEKSLIILDEVGRGTSTFDGISIATAITEYIHDKIKAKTIFATHYHELTELEEKFDSILNYRIEVEERATSVVFLRKIVRGGADKSYGIEVARLAGLPKEVLLNSKKILRGLEKRKELIEKTVNVEQLSLFAENDMVEEEQQNLKEDFYEELLFDIENIDVNNLTPLEALSILSDLKKKMEEIN
- the fabV gene encoding enoyl-ACP reductase FabV; this translates as MVIKPRLKGSLALTAHPVGCEEFVKRQIDYVKKSDKYSGPKKVLIIGSSSGYGLASRISLAFGAGADTIGVAFEKGVEGKRVGTAGWWNTVAFTEEARREGLIAKNFMGDAFSDEIKENVIEYIKNEFGGKIDLLIYSLASGVRTDPKTGITYRSALKSTTNEIEGPTINLEKEIIENGKMEVATEDELISTVKVMGGEDWKLWIEALDGAGVLTEGFKTVAYSYLGPKVTYGIYKEGTIGAAKRDIEKTSNELNDYLAEKYHGEAYISLSKALMTRASAVIPVFPLYAALLYKIMKEKGIHEGTIEQKHRLLKDMVYGDHKEIDSDRRLRPDNWEMRPDVQEAVENLWDKVTPENFKELTDYAGAREEFMNLNGFDFDNVNYDEDLDLDELAAKEI